The genomic interval GCATATGATAATTGATGAATACTATTATTAGAATCTTTATCTTAATTAGAGGATATGCTATAATTGAATTATTAAATAATGGAGGTAAATTATGGAATCAATTAAATATGATTTAAATGCCTTATACCCTAGTTTTTCAAGTAGTGAATTCCAAAATGACTTAAAGAAATTAGAAGAAGATTTAAAATCTTATAGCCAATACGTAGAAGAAAACTGTATGAGTTATGATGATTTTGATAAAAAATTAGAAAAATTAATCAAAATGGATGAAGCATTCACTAAGCTTGTAGGAAGAATCTATCCTTTTATTTCATTAACAAGAAGTGCAGATACAACAAATGAAGAAGCTAATAAATATTTAGCAAAAGTACAAATGATACTTGCTGAAGCTACTTTACCATTCACAAAATCTTCTAAGTTCATTGGAAAATATGAGTATTTAGAGGAATTAATGGATAAGGAACCATTTATTAACTATCAATTTTACTTATCACAAATTAAAAAAGAAACAAAGCATTTATTAAGTGATGAACAAGAAGCAATCATCAGTAAAATGCGTCAAACAGGTTCTACTGCTTGGAGTCATCTTCAATCGTTACTTACTTCTAAACTTGAAGTAAGTGTAAAGTTAAAAGATGAAACAAAAATAATGACGATATCAGAAGTCGGTAATTTAATGCATAGTCCTGACGCTGATACAAGAAAAGCTGCTTATTTAGGTATACAAGATGCCTATCAAAAAATAGACGATAGTATCGCAATGAGTTTAAGTAGTATTAAAGGTGAAGTAAATTTCGTTTCTAAATTAAGAGGATACGAAACTGCATTAGACCAATCACTTGACGTATCACGTACAAAAAAAGAAACTTTAGATGCGATGATAAGTGCTATGTATGAGTATTTACCATATTTCCATCAATATTTGAAAAGAAAAGCAAAACTTTTAGGACATGATGGTGGAATCCCTATCTATGATTTATACGCACCGCTTGGCGAAGTTCATAAATCTTATACAATAGAAGAAGCAAAAGATTTTATTATTAAAAACTTCAAAACTTTTGATGATAAATTAGCGAATCTAGCAAAAAAAGCTTTTGAAAATAACTGGATTGATGTTTACCCAAGAAAAGGTAAAGTGGGCGGAGCTTTCTGTTCAAATGTTAGATCAATTAAAGAGAGTCGTGTTTTATCTAACTTTAACGGCAATTTAACTGATGTTATTACTTTAGCACATGAATTAGGACATGCTTATCATGGAGAATGTATTTTTGAAAATAATATCTTAAATACTTCATATCCAAT from Mycoplasmatota bacterium carries:
- a CDS encoding M3 family oligoendopeptidase; translation: MESIKYDLNALYPSFSSSEFQNDLKKLEEDLKSYSQYVEENCMSYDDFDKKLEKLIKMDEAFTKLVGRIYPFISLTRSADTTNEEANKYLAKVQMILAEATLPFTKSSKFIGKYEYLEELMDKEPFINYQFYLSQIKKETKHLLSDEQEAIISKMRQTGSTAWSHLQSLLTSKLEVSVKLKDETKIMTISEVGNLMHSPDADTRKAAYLGIQDAYQKIDDSIAMSLSSIKGEVNFVSKLRGYETALDQSLDVSRTKKETLDAMISAMYEYLPYFHQYLKRKAKLLGHDGGIPIYDLYAPLGEVHKSYTIEEAKDFIIKNFKTFDDKLANLAKKAFENNWIDVYPRKGKVGGAFCSNVRSIKESRVLSNFNGNLTDVITLAHELGHAYHGECIFENNILNTSYPMPVAETASTFCETIVMNAIINASNDEEKLPLIESELQDHTAIICDILSRFIFEKEVFETRLDHPLNSKELQNIMRNAVKESYGDGLNHDYVNPFAWLNKPHYYSAGLSFYNWPYAFGLLFAKGLYAQYLKDNKTFIDNYDNLLKATGKMNVEDVAKQVNIDVTDINFWRSSLEIIKKNIELFLELTEEKIK